The following nucleotide sequence is from Syntrophorhabdaceae bacterium.
CTTAGACTGGAATTAGTGGTAAATAAAGGACAAATTATTTGGAGGGTCGATTTTGAGGAAAAATAAATCTGCAGTAAAGAAGGCACGGCAGTCGGAACAGAGAAGACTCAGGAATTCACATGTGAAGTCTACCATGAAAACATACATGAAGAAGGTGATGTCGGTTATGGAAGGGAAGGATACTTCAAACGTCGATGAAGCCTTCAAGAAAGCCGTCTCATTTATCAACAGGGCAGCATCGAAGGGTGTGATCCATTCCAACAACGCGTCAAGAAAAGTCTCAAGGCTTTCGAAAAAGGTCCATTCTTTTCTGAATAAGGCTTAATCCACCGATACGGCAGGGCCGCCTTTGAGCGCCCCGCCTTGCACGGTTCTTTTACCCTGCTAAAGGTTATTTCTTTTTTGCGGACCCCTTGAAATGGCGAGGGGTCATCGGGCATCAGTACTCCACGAGCAACACGGCGGAGAACTTTCTCGCGATCCTCCCTGAGATCACCTCGAATGCCGCACGCTTATTATATTCTTCCAAGTTTACATCGTCCACCCTGTACGGCTCGGTATCGCTGAAGACCCAGCGCTTGATAAAACTCCCGTTCTTACGATAGAGGGCTATATCTACCGACATGGTCGCCTGTTTTTCTATTACCAACCCCGACGAATTCATGGACGCCGGCAAAATGACGATCCTCTGTATGCTCCCCTCCAGATAGGCGTCCGTGTCCGGTGTATTCAATTGAAAAAGTCCCATGGAGACGAGCTCACGGGAAAAAGCGTTCGTGACATAGAGAGAGACATGGGGCTCATAAGTGATGTTCTTGAATGTGGGCAGGGAAAGACTTTTTATATCCCCTCCGTAAATGCCCCTGTCGGTGACAAGCTGGTACCCGCACGAACAGACAACCATTGCCAGGGCGATCAACAGGAGCAACCGCCCCGTACTTCTCTTCTCTTTTTTTCCCATAGGGGAGCTCTCCCTTATCCCGAAACAACGATATTGACGATTTTGTTCGGAACGATAATGATCTTTTTTATTTCTTTTCCTTCCAGATGGCGGCTCACTTTTTCGAGGCCCAGGACAATCTCTTTGAGCCGCGATTCATCCATGTTTCTCTCTACTTCGCAGCCATCCCGCAGCTTGCCGTTTATCTGCACCACCATAGTTACCTTGTCCTCTATGATGTAGTTCTCGTTGTAGCCGGGCCACCAGCATCCGAGGTCTTGTTCCCCCCGGATCTCCTCCCACAGCTCTTCCGCTATGTGAGGGACAAAAGGGTAGAGAAGAACGAGGATCGTCTCCACGACGCCCCTGACGAGTCTCAGCGCCTCTTTATCAGGCATACCCGATTCCAGGTACTTATACGTGGTATTGACCAGTTCCATGATGCTTGAAATGGCGGTATTGAGATGGAACCTCTCCAGGTCGTCGGTCACTTTCTTGATCGTCTGGTGGATCTTGAATGCGAGGCGCACCGCATCGGCGTTTCCGGACTCGGGGGCAAAAAGAGGCATGACGGACCTTAGCTCGTCCACCCTCTCCTCCACGAGCCTCCACACCCTCTGGATGAACCTGAAGCTTCCTTCAACTCCTTTGTCGCTCCAATCGAGGTCCTTCTCCGGGGGGGCCGCGAAAAGACAGAAAAGCCGGGCGGTATCGGCCCCATACTTCTCGATCAGGTAATCGGGGTCTACCACATTGCCCTTCGATTTGCTCATCTTCGACCCGTCCTTGATGACCATTCCCTGGGTCAGAAGGTTCTTGAAAGGCTCCTTTTCCGCCGTGAGGCCCAGGTCATAGAGGACCCTGTTGAAGAACCTCGAATAGAGGAGGTGAAGCACCGCGTGCTCGACCCCGCCTATATACTGGTCCACGGGCATCCAGTAGTCCACCCTGGCCCTGTCGAGGGGCCCCTTGTCATAGTCAGGGCATGTATACCGGGCGTAGTACCAGGATGATTCCACGAAAGTATCCATGGTATCCGTTTCCCGCCGTCCGGGTCTACCGCA
It contains:
- the rpsT gene encoding 30S ribosomal protein S20, translated to MRKNKSAVKKARQSEQRRLRNSHVKSTMKTYMKKVMSVMEGKDTSNVDEAFKKAVSFINRAASKGVIHSNNASRKVSRLSKKVHSFLNKA
- a CDS encoding LptE family protein — protein: MGKKEKRSTGRLLLLIALAMVVCSCGYQLVTDRGIYGGDIKSLSLPTFKNITYEPHVSLYVTNAFSRELVSMGLFQLNTPDTDAYLEGSIQRIVILPASMNSSGLVIEKQATMSVDIALYRKNGSFIKRWVFSDTEPYRVDDVNLEEYNKRAAFEVISGRIARKFSAVLLVEY